The Lathyrus oleraceus cultivar Zhongwan6 chromosome 5, CAAS_Psat_ZW6_1.0, whole genome shotgun sequence genome includes the window TAAAAGAAATATACTTATTGTATACATGGTGACTAACATgaaataatatttaaataaaaacaTACAATATATAGTATGGATTAAAAATACATAATCGTACCTTGATCAAAAACTGTTTGTGTTTCGTGAGTTTCTACAGGTGAATTCATATTTTGCGAATGTGATTCTATAAAAGAAAGTATTGACTTCAATATAGAGTTATAGTTGAAAAATAGCAACAATATTTAAATCTAAATGTGTGTTACTATCAGTTTGTGTATAGACAGAATTATACTTACCACAATCATTGTCATCAATATTTCTTATAAATGGTCTTGCTTCGTGGTTATCATTTTGTTGGAAAATCGGGTATGTAAAATTTTGATCTGTAAATTAGTATTGAATTAACATATCAACCAATTATTTTTGCataattaattgatattttttAAACATAAAGTATTAAAGTATAATCTATACAATAATTTAAAGTTTTAACCCGCGGATGGAACGCGACTGACATATGTAGTACTCGGTCCAGCTTCATTGTCATGTGCTCTTTGATAAAATTGAGAAGCAAGATTGACATTTGTCAAGTCTTGAAATGGCATCATGGTTCTCATATCAGAAAGATCACATATTTGAACTTGTTTTCCTTCGTCTTTATTTTGTCTGTAATTCGAACGCCTTCTAGCTAATTCTTGCTGTCTTTGCTCAACACTCATCCGCTGTCTTCGATGTCTTGCATTTTGTGTCCGTCTTTCTCTTTGACGTTCTTTGAATCTTGACTACGAATATTTTCCATTATATTATTTTATCTGTAAAATTAAATGtagtatttaaaaatatttaaacTTTGTATTTTTAATATGTTTATTACAACTTGCTTCTTTAATGATGGTGAGAATGAGAATCTGTTAACATATGTGACCAGATAAGATAGAGAATCATTGAATAGTATAACATATATCATATAAAAATATACCAACATAGATAAATAGATAGATAGGAGCGAAAATTGTCACATATATGAAGGCAAAATTAATATTGAAATAAGAATATaattgaaaagaaaaaatattATTGCATGAATGCCATGATTTTTGAGAAATTTAATGAAGGAATCCATGTTCCTTGAAACTACATTGAAAATATTTGAACATGATGCACAAAGTTAACCATTTCTATTGCACATAACTCCATCCAATGCAGATAACATATAAAATAGATTTTGATAGAAACAAAAGAATCTACAAATTATGAATGGACATTCAAATTCTTTTTGTCAAAGAATGGATGTTCATATAAACAGACGGTTAAATAAAGAAATATATATGGAGGTTAATGCTAGTGGGTTAGCGAAAGTTAATATTTGCACATAACATAAAGTTATTTGTTAATGTCTAccttttgaaaaaataaatagTTTTTAAAGGGTAAAAGAGGAAAGAAAATATGCTACATCAAAATTAGGTTTTACCTTTATACATTGTTATAGATTAAAAATAACCACTTCCATTTTCAAACCACCATGAACACGATTTATAATTTccatttttttcaaattttttggACTATCTTTTATTTTTAAGGAATAATTGAAAGGAAAGTTATAGAAAAAAAATAACTTCCAATAAAAATAGTCAAAATATAATTCCACTACTTCCATTAAAAATAGCCACAGaaattataaatatttatataaaataaaataaataaataataaattaataaaattaCAAAATTAGCCTAAATTTTAACGCCAAAGAATTGTAAAAGAATTTAACAACTTTTATTTAATAATTGTTATTGGTAttaaattaatttattattattattattattattaccattattattattattattattattattattattattattattattattattattattatttagtaTATATTTTTGTATGATAGCCAATAAATAACTTCCATTATTTCTATTAAAAATAGCCACTTCCATTTTCAATTTTTTGGACTATCTTTtatttttaatgaacaattgAAAGGAAAATGATagaaaaaaataaatttcattAAAAATAGGCAATAAATAGccacaaaaaatataaatatttgtATTAAATaaagaatttaattgatatacactgtcagtgtaaagattttttacactgtcagttaataACAACCACGAATATATttgaaatgaataaaataaataataaataaataagaaatgaatatatatatatatatatatcaaacGGAGGTGAAGGGAATGATAGAGAGGGGAAATTTTTTAATTACCTATATATTTgattcaaaatatgaaagaagaGAAGAGTAGAGAAATTTTAATTACAAATATATTTGATTCACAAACAGAgtaaaaatatttaaaattagTTTACCTTTTTATGCTAGTAATTTTACTATAAGACttagggtaatgctaacttgtgccaCAAGGGCACAAGATAAGAATTAAAGAAAGTAATTTTGTATTGGAAAttgtgtattgattttaataaagatagaaaattaattttataattgaTTTTTTCAATACAAACTTTCTATAAATGGGTGTCTTATCTTGTGCCCTTCCTAAGACTTATAATATTTATCGTTCATTATTCTATCAGAAAATTATTATTGTTGAAACATAAATATTAAATCAAAGAATATCAcaaaatattttataaatatgTTATGATAATAATATATAATTTCAGAAGATTATTGAATACAATAAAAtctaaaaaaaatattataaagAAAAATCTTATGATAATTAAAAAGTGACATTAAGATACACAAAATAAAAAATGGGGTTGACTTGAGCCAAGAGCAAACTTTTAACCATAAAATAGAAAACTACAACATCAAAAAAAGAATAAGAGAATTTGGATAGAAAATataaaattttaataatttttagggataatttataatttttataaaaaatagAGGTTAATTTCGTTAAtataataaattatattttagTATTCTTCCCATCCCCTCGATAATACTCCGATTTTTAGGGAACAAAAAATCACTTAACAAGAGATTTTGATCCCTTCCTCATCCCTCCGATATCCTCCTAAAATAATGAATCAAACACTTTTCATCTTAAATATCCCCTCCCCTCTTCCCCCAAAACCCTAAACAAAACATACCTTTAATGTTAACGTGCTCTTACATTATGTTTGTGCATTGATGTGTTCCTGTCATCAAACTGAATGTTTATGTCTAGGTCTGACTTGCTTGCTTTGGCCTATGATGAATCCAAGTTTGAGTTCCTACGTGACCCCATTGCTCTATGGTCGGGTTCATATTCGGTCTAGAATGAAACTAGATTGTACATAATCTTCAAACTGATTCTTCAATTCTTTCAACTCTAATGCGAACATTCTGTATGGTTCCATAGAAATCGCCATAGTACCAGGTACAAGATCAATAGTAAACTCCACCTCTCTCTTGGGCGACAATTCAAACATGTCATATGGAAACACCTCTAGAAATTCACACACCACTGGTAACCCTTCAATAGTCGCCTGACTCTCCACAGATAGAGAGGTAAACATTGCAAATGCTTTAGCTTCATATTTCAACAATTCCTTCAATTCTTTAGCAGATATAAAATTATCTTCTTGTTTATCTTTAGGAGCAAGAAACTGTAAAATTTTGTTGTAACAATTGATATAAACATGGTTGAACTCTAACCAGTTCATTCCCATAATTACATCCATATCTTCCAACGATAAACAAGTTAAATCAATACCAAAGTCCTGCCATAGATGGACAAAGGACAATTCATACATACCAAAGAAGTAGTCACTGCGCTGTTAGCTAGAGTGTCAACAACTAGTCCATCATTCAGAGTAGATAAAACAAGACCCATTTTTCGTACACAATTAGCAGAAATAAACGAGTGCGTTGCACCCGTACCAATAATAGCAATCATAGGAATGTCGTGAATATAACATGTACCTCTAATCAACCTGTTAGAACTGTTAAGCTGAGATCCAGTCAACACAAACACCTCCCCTCGAGCTGGGATTTCTTTGATTTCTGAAAAGTGGTGCTGATGTGACCAGGTTCCCCACAATTGTAACAAGTAAGCACATTAGTTTTGCAATCAGCGATCAAATGTCCTGACTTCCCACATTTGAAACATTTCTTTTCATCACTTTTACATTCATTAGCATGATGTCCTGCACCACCACACCTGTAGCACTTGATAGGAGCAAGAGCCCCCCCAGCACTTGGCCTTCTACCATCTAAAATTCTCTGTTTCCCTTTGTCAGCTAGAACACTATACAACTTTTCACAATTCAGGCGCCTTCCCCTTTTCTCACTCAAACTTTTATAATGAGAAGACCGAACCCTACTGTCCTCATCATATATTATGCATTTGTTTACCAGTTCAAGAAATCGACGAATCTCTCGATACCTGATGCCCTGCTTGATCTTAGGACACAACCAATTCTCAAACTTGATACATTTTGAAACCTCTGCAATTGCATCATTGTAGTGTGGACAAAATATCACAAGTTCCTCGAACTTAGCAACATATTCAACAATAATTGAGTTCCCTTGTTTCAATTCCAGAAACTCAATCTCTTTCTTACCACGCACATTTTTGGAAAATATCGCTTCAGAAACTCTCCTTTGAACACAACCCATGTAATTTCATTACTCGCAGCTTCCAATCTCTGGCGAGTGTTACCCTACCAATCATTAACTTCCTCAGTCAACATATGTGTACCGAACTACACTTTCTATGCCCCAGTACATGCCATTATCCTAAAAATCTTCTCAATGTCCCTAAGCCATGCCTGTGCTCCCTCTGGATCATATCTTCCTTTGAAGGTAGGTGGGTTGTTCCTCTGAAACTTTCCCAAGTCGCGGAACTCATCATTTCCTCCCTGTTGGTTGTTCTGCATAACTTGAGCCACTTCTTGTAAGGTGGCAACAATAACACCATCATTCCTTCCATCCATATTCTAAACATATATACAATATGGTTAGAAGAAACTTATATCAATAGTGTTCACACATTATTCACATACTAAAAACTTATAAGACACTATACACCTGACCGAACGGACCGACGAGGCTCTAATACCACTTTGTAACACCCTACTTCCCGattcaaataaataaaaaaatataaataattaaatcaagTAGGATGTCACATCCACATAATTTGAAGTTTAAAAGTTTACTTCAACTCATATAAATCACATTGTTACAGCAGAATTAAAAACAATATTTGTTCGGCATCCAAAGCCTCACCCAAACATCCTTATTATTTAAAGATACATAACATGAAAAACACATAGGTAAAACAACCCCATAGACAAAACAACCCCAATGTTACATATAAGAGCGACTCCACTAGAAGACCCGATCGATAACAATATATCATGCACCATCAACTACTTAGGTACACGATTTTCTGTACTCCAAAGGAGTATAGACATAATAAACAAAAAGGGGGTGAGAAACACATTAATATAATTAATCGGTGCATAACATGCTAAGGATAACATTCATGCATAATGCATCACAATCATTCACAATCCACATTCTTACCACAATTAAACACCATACGATATAATGAAAATGCAATGAGACTTCATAACTCGACCCAATGCATATGGTACCAATTGTTTGTCAACGATTCATCATAAAGACCCAATTCCCCCTTTGGAATCCTGAACTTCCCCTTCAAAGTTCTAGATAAGTTTAACATTCCCCTTCGAACTTAAACTTATCTCCACCAACTCAACAATTTATGAATGCATGGCATGGCAAAAAATGCAACTAACATACTTGTCATTATCCATGTTGTGATCCACAATCGATCACCCAAATACAACCATGTACAACATAATCCATTACAATCAGAAGTGAACAAATAATTCAAATGATTCACCATGTCACAATAATTTACCAATACGAACTTCGTTATTATTCATTCTAACATACACAAATATTATAATACACTGTGGTCCACCATTTTTCAATTGGTACACTTATCTAATACGTATTCCACCTTTCTAGACTACCACTTATGTCATTAACGCACATACCAATCATTAGTGACACAATGATTAAATTACCGATACAGACTTCATTCATCTCCATCGTATTTTTATACTTCCTCCCACCTATTGTAACCCTATGATAAGTCCATTAAAATGATTTTCCCCTGAATCAAAATTGTAGTACTCCCTCTCAGCTAACCAACGCATCAAATCCCACCTTAAAACGTGACATGATTCAAAAGTTATGACTAAAACCGTACAAAggatttttaaaaaataattctGTTTGGAAGGACTAAAACAGTACAAACCCAACACATCCCAAACCCCAATTTCTATCCTATAAACATCCCTCATAATATTTTCAAGGATTTTCATCATCAACCATGTACATATATCAATAACTCATTCACCAAACACCAACACATCATCACTTtataatttttcataatttgttcatcatgttcatatcCCAAAAACTTTTATTCCATGATCATGACAGAAAAATACGGCTAGCATCAACACATCAAATTCATACAACAATCAAGTATTTATATATAACAATCAAAATCTAATCATCTCTCATACAAACATTGCAAACCACCAAGAACTTCAATAAAAAATATGGTAAAGAGTAAACCTAAGAGGGAAGGGCCCTTCACTACCCTCTCATGGATAACACCCTTATAAGAATGGTTTTCCTCCCCCCTTACGTTAGTTTGTTAAATTTCAATTCTTGATAATAGTGATTTTCTTGGTCCTCCTAGCTTTTCCTCTTCTATTCCTAGCTCTATTTTCCTCAAGTTTTCACGTATTCTGTAACTTTCTCTCTTCTCACTTCCAATTCCCTTATAATAACcaattttctatttttatttaaaatctaATATTACTATTTTATTAAATCTAAactaaatatttattttaataaatccAAATCAAATATTCATTTTAATATATCACTGTAAcaataataactaaaataaatatttaaatattaacTATTACTATTATTTATAGAAATCATCctaattaaataataataacaaccATTACTTCTCCCACCACCTTCATATCTCTACCTTTTTGCTCCCCCTCTCCCCCCAACACCTTAAATTCTAATTTCTAAGATTGATGTACTACACTAAAGGATCTCCCTTAGCACAATATAACATCACAACACACACAAATTGCATAATTatattaagaaaaataaaataaaatttaaggGCATTACAACTCTCCCCCATTTAAAGTATTTTCGTCCTAAAAAATTTACCTGACGAGAATAATTTGGGGTATGCTTTCCGCATCCGGCTCTTCAGCTCCCAAGTCATATTTCCTCCAGCTACTCCTCGCCAAACAAATTTCACTAGAGCAATCTCTTTTCCTCTCAGCTTCTTCAATTTCCGATCCTCAATTCTCACGGGCAATGCTTCTACCATAAGGTTGTCCctcacttgcacatcatccatcCTAATCACATGAGATGGATCACAAATATACTTCTGAAGTTGTGATACATGGAAGACGTCATTAAATTCGAAAGATCGGGTGGTAAGGACACTCTATAAGCAACAACCCCAATTCTATGAGAAATCTAATATGGACCAATAAATTTAGGAGTCAGCTTCTTTGATTTCAGCACACGTCCAACGTCTTTCACATGATTAACTCTAAGGAACACATGACCACCTTCCTTAAATTCCAAATCTTTTCTTCTCGCATCATGATAGCTCTTCTACCTACTTTGTGCTGTTTTCATTTTATCTCGGATCATCTTCACTTTTTCAGTAGCCTGTTGGATAATCTCTGGTCCAAGTACAACACTCTCACCCGATTCATACCAGCACAGAGGTGTCCTACACCTCCGACCATATAATGCTTCAAACAAAGCCATTCTGATACTAGAATGAAAAGTATTATTAAAAATAAACTCGATCAAAGACACATGACCATACCAAGTACCTCCTTGCTCGAGTATACAAGCCCTCAACAAgtcctccaatgactgaatagttctctcaGTCTGCTTATCAGTCTGAGAATGGTAAGCAGAACTCAACTTTAATTTAGTACCCAAAGCATTTacaaactttcccaaaatctgTATGTAAACCGAGGGTCTCTGTTAGAAACTATACTCAAAGGAACTCCATGCAACATCACTATCACATGAATATAAATCTCAACTAACTTTTGTAAAGAGAAACTGATGTTAATTGGAATGAAGTATGATGATTTCATCAATCTATCGACAATCACCCATATAGTATCATGCCCTGTAGGAGTATTCGATAATCCTATCACGAAGTCCATGGAaatactatcccacttccactctggaattTCCAAAGGCTGAATTAAACCCGAAGGTTTCTGGTGTTCTACTTTTGACTTCTGGCAAGTCAAACGCGCGTACATAAACTGTACTACATCTCGCTTCATTCCTGGAcaccaaaatattttcttgaTATCCTGATACATCTTTGTATCCCCAGGGTGAATACTCAAACTACTCCTATGAATTTCCTCAAGAATCAATTTCTTAAGTTCAGGATTGTCAGGCACACATAGTCTACCTCGATTTTAATTAATTTCAGATTTAAGTTTCAGTTTCTTTTTTTTTGTGCTTATAGCAATTAATTTTAGATAAGTCTTAGTTTTTTTCTATCATGTGATAGTTAGAAACAATTAGGATAATCATAATATGAATCATTAGAAATAGTTGTGATTATTTTGTTAATTAGATTAATTTGTTAATTGTGAGTAATAGAATAATTGTGATTAATAGATTGATAGGCTAATTGTAATCATTAGAAATTTTAGGATTAATGTAATTAAACTTAGCTTAATTTTTAATCATGTATTCATGTATTACTTTTAATTAATTAGTTAGTTTTAATTAATTCTAAATAGTCTTGTTTGATAGTTCCATTAATCAAAATTTGTGCATGTTGACCATTTTGCCCCTAGGGTTTGGGATCTTCTGATTTTTCATGCTCCCTTAGCTTATGGGATGTTTAGGTTTAATTGATCATTTTAAGTAATTTATTTCTCATATTATTTTTATCGATTGAGACAATTGATTGATTATACCTCAACCGTTGCATGTTTCCCTAGTTTAGGGTTTTGCTTAGAATCAGTTGATTTAGTTTGACTCATTAATCCATTCATTAGATTGTATAAACCAACTGATCTTTTCCCATTGGTTGTGTTGATCAAAGTTTACTTTGATAAGGCAAATACTTTGCACCGTGCTTAGTTTCCCCagcctattcaagtgatcaaaacacccttgatcacttgataaggAAAGTATCTTGTGTTCAAGATGTACTGGATCTCaggagctcaagacctcaagaTTCAAACTCAAGTTCAAGACTTCAAAGTCAGTACAAGGCATTCATATTGCAGATATACTAGACTTCAGTTCAAGCACGACAAAGGTgtatcaacacttgtcaatcttggttcaagttgtatgccatgagccttaagcaacaAAGAATGATGAGATGTGGTTTCTCATACCCTTATCTAGAGTGCCTTTGCATATAGGGCGTAtgccctagctattcaaagcattcgTCTTCATTCATAGACTTCAGTACAATTCAAATCATATGATTTTCAAGTCTTTTCTTCATAAACAACATCACATTGCCAAGATCAGCTAGCAAAGGAACACCAACACTTGTCAATCTTGGTTCAAATTGTAggccatgagccttaagcaacgAAGAATGATGAGATAAAGTTTCTGCTACCCTTATCCAGAGTACCTTTGCGCACGGGGTGTAAGCCCTAGCTATTCAAATTATTAGCCTTCTctcatagactttagtacgaTTCAAATCAAATGTTTGTCAAGTCTTTTCTTCAACGTTGCACTATCAAGATCAATAATTAGAATCTCCTAATATCTACTTGTCAATCACGATGAGAGTTACAcaccacgagccttaagcaacgaagaatgatgagatgaagtttctcctacccttgtctagaaTACCTTTAcgtacggggcgtaggccctagTTATTCAAAGTATTCccctttgttcatagactttagtgtaagTCGAATCAAGCAATTGGCAAAGTCTTCTTCAAGCACATCAATCACTCTTTCCTCTTTGGATCACTAGTCATACTCCCCTTGACATTCAGGCATCTTTTGGATTAATTCCCTTGTGATCAAATCTTTGAATCCTATTCAATCTTTTGTTGTTTGCCTTATCAGTCCTCCCGTGCT containing:
- the LOC127079256 gene encoding uncharacterized protein LOC127079256 produces the protein MSVEQRQQELARRRSNYRQNKDEGKQVQICDLSDMRTMMPFQDLTNVNLASQFYQRAHDNEAGPSTTYVSRVPSADQNFTYPIFQQNDNHEARPFIRNIDDNDCESHSQNMNSPVETHETQTVFDQEPRYIFQARHNIARNFRNTVMIIKSLLPTSNECRRCNVKLFHRESQDMCCKGGKVTISQVSAPDELL
- the LOC127079258 gene encoding uncharacterized protein LOC127079258, which produces MYQDIKKIFWCPGMKRDVVQFMYARLTCQKSKVEHQKPSGLIQPLEIPEWKWDSISMDFVIGLSNTPTGHDTIWILGKFVNALGTKLKLSSAYHSQTDKQTERTIQSLEDLLRACILEQGVSEWLCLKHYMVGGVGHLCAGMNRKYICDPSHVIRMDDVQVRDNLMVEALPVRIEDRKLKKLRGKEIALVKFVWRGVAGGNMTWELKSRMRKAYPKLFSSVIIVTNMDGRNDGVIVATLQEVAQVMQNNQQGGNDEFRDLGKFQRNNPPTFKGRYDPEGAQAWLRDIEKIFRIMACTGA
- the LOC127079257 gene encoding uncharacterized protein LOC127079257 produces the protein MGCVQRRVSEAIFSKNVRGKKEIEFLELKQGNSIIVEYVAKFEELVIFCPHYNDAIAEVSKCIKFENWLCPKIKQGIRYREIRRFLELVNKCIIYDEDSRVRSSHYKSLSEKRGRRLNCEKLYSVLADKGKQRILDGRRPSAGGALAPIKCYRCGGAGHHANECKSDEKKCFKCGKSGHLIADCKTNVLTCYNCGEPGHISTTFQKSKKSQLEGRLIRGTCYIHDIPMIAIIGTGATHSFISANCVRKMGLVLSTLNDGLVVDTLANSAVTTSLFLAPKDKQEDNFISAKELKELLKYEAKAFAMFTSLSVESQATIEGLPVVCEFLEVFPYDMFELSPKREVEFTIDLVPGTMAISMEPYRMFALELKELKNQFEDYVQSSFILDRI